The following DNA comes from Hordeum vulgare subsp. vulgare chromosome 3H, MorexV3_pseudomolecules_assembly, whole genome shotgun sequence.
gTGGTTGCtacgggtatctagcaagaatgcttcttacctacgcaaaaccacaatggtgatacgcaagttgttatttaacgttctacaaggaccgcctttgtcgaatctattggaaatatgccctagaggcaataataaaatggttattatcatatttccttgttcatgataatcgtctattgttcatgctataattgtactaacaggaaacagtaatacatgtgtgaataaatagatcacaatgtgtccctagcaagcctctagttggctagctcgttagtcaattgatgatcatggtttcctggtcatgggcattagatgtcattgataacgggatcacatcattgggagaatgatgtgatggacaagacccaatcctaagcatagcactagatcgtattgttcgtatgctaaagcttttctaatgtcaagtgtcttttccttcgaccgtgagattgtgcaacttccggataccgtaggagtgctttgggtgtatcaaacgtcacaacgtaactgggtgactataaaggtgcactacgggtacctccgaaagtatctgttgggtttgtcactccgtgtaacggagaggtatctctgggcccactcgatagaacatcatcatgagctcaatgtgactaaggagttagtcacacgatgacgtgctacggaacgagtaaagagacttaccggtaacgagattgaacaaggtataggtataccgacaatcgaatctcgggcaagttctataccgacagacaaagggaattgtatacgggattgattgaatccttgacatcgtggttcatccaatgagatcatcgtggagcaagtgggagccaccatgggtatccagaacccgctgatggttattggctggagaggtgtctcggtcctgtctgcgtgtctcccgaacccgtagggtctacacacttaaggttcgatgacgctagggttatagggaattgttatacgaggttaccgaaagttgttcggggtcccagatgagatcccggatgtcacgaggagctccggaatagtccggaggtaaagattgatatataggacggatggtttcggacaccggaagtgtttcgggcatcaccggtaacgtaccgggaccaccgggaccaccggaggtggccccaggggtccaccgaaggggtgcaacgaccccgggaggttagatgggccaagtgggggagggaaccagcccactaggtgggctagtgcgcccccCCCACTCAACCCAAGGCGCATGGGAGaggaaaggggggcaaaccctaagccaggtgggcctaaggcccactaggggtgcgccacacccctcctcccctcctggtcgccacctcctggcgcagatgggggctgccgcaccccttgggggtgggaaccctaagggctgcaccccctccctctcccctatatacagttgaggtttggggctgttttgagatagacttttccctctccctcggcgcagccctgcccttctttctcctcctctctaccggtgcttggcgaagccctgccaggagacctcgtctctccatcgacaccatgctgtcatgctgctggagttcttccccaacctctccctcctccttggtggatcaaggtgcgggagacgtcaccgggctgcacgtgtgttgaacgcggaggtgccgtagttcggcactagatcggaatcacaccacgatctgaatcgccgcgagtaagactccatcaactgcgttctagtaaggcttcctgtcgtggttttgtcacggcagatgtcctcgtggaaggacttagtacgggaaccatcgcaccttggtggcgactcaaaggagttaaacgggaggaacacggcgggttacccaggttcggcccctcgagaggaggtaatagcctacgtcctgctttgtgtgtattgatgtggattcaattacaagggaggcgtaactcgcctaacctagcactcgatgattttctaactccccctcctccttccgactcgcctttatatataggtcgaggctttagggtttacaagagtcccttcctccttacaaatcatgaccaccgcggtctctaagtcgccatcttgcaaaacccaaagaccttccataaatcataaccgtcccgcggccttgaaccgcccaggctgaggcccaaatagcccaaaggatgaatcaccttactagtaacccggcccatattgggcgggtcacttaataagcaatatccccaacacttccgcttagcgatcttcaaaggtatgaagatgcactcacccctctctcgttgctggtctctccataggaagatctgaatatgcgtaggaaaaattttgaatttattctacgttacccaacagaatccgattcaactaaggtgggagagacagacacccgccagccatcttatgcaacaaagttacatgtgagtcgatggaaccggtctctcgtacaggaacgagtaaagttggtccgggccgcttcatcccacaataccgccgaatcaagaaaagactaaggagggcagcaatctgaatatcaacgcccacaaactcctttgtgttctgctcgtgatgtcatctactcatagacctagctcatgattccactgttggggaacgttgcatgggaaacaaaaaaatgatcaatctaggagatgaccATCTAGGAGAGGAGAGATTGCATATACAcagccttgtagatcgctaggcggaagcattaaagaacgcggttgatgtagtgtaatgtattcgcgatccaatcatgaaccgtcccacaaactccCGGTCAAGcgtcaaacggacggcacctccgcgttcaacacacatatagTTCAAtgatgccttcacctcctcgatccagcgagcgatggtgaagtagaggTTGAGTACTCCGAcaacacaacggcgtggtggtggcggtggtggtgcaatttcagcagggcttcgctaagcgcTACCACGATCGCTATGGTGGAGAAttactacgagagagagagaggtagggcgCTACCAAGCAATTGTGTGTTGGctgcctccctctcctctatatttataggaggaaggagtGGGTAGGGCTTATCCTTGGCCACTCCTCCAAGGAGGGTGTGTTGGCCGAagtggggaggagtcctcccacaAGGGATGTGgacaccctagggaggactcATCCTCCACCAAGGCACCTCTTGGGGTCGGCTTCCCAATCCCACTAGGGGTTGGTGTGCCAGCTCTTAGGCCCATATAGCCCCCAtgggtgggtggggccctcctggtggacccccagaaccctttcgacactcccggtacaataccggaaaagaCCGAAACTATTCCGGAACACGAATACCACTTtcatatatataaatctttacctatggaccatttcggagatcctcgtgacgtctggggcctcatctgggactccaaacaacctttggtaCCAAAACTATAGCTCAACTACATCTATATTGTCACtgaacgttaagtgtgtagaccgtgcgggttcgagaactatgcagacatgaccaaaacACCTCTacggtaaataaccaatagcgggaccgtgATGTCCATATTgattcccacatattctacgaagatctttatcagtcgaaccacgatgtcaaggattaatTAATCCCATACGTAGTTCCCTTTGTTaatcgttatgttacttgcccgagattcgattgttggtatctccatgcctagttcaatctcgttatcgacaagtctctttactcgttctgtaatacaagatcacgtggctaactctttagtcacattgctttcaagctcattgtgatgttgtattaccgagtgggccctgagatacctctccatcacacggagtaacaaatccagtCTAGATCcacgccaactcaacagacaccctgtgagatacctgtagagcacctttatagtcactcagttacattgcgacgtttgatacacacaaggtactcctccggtgtgagtgaattGCATGATGTCATGAtggtaggaacatatacttgacatgcataaaataatagcaataaactcacacaatcatacgctacgttcatagtttgggtcttgtccatcacatcattcttctaatgatgccaTCTCgtcatcaaatgacaactcatgtctatggccaggaaacattgaccatctttgatcaacgagctagtccattagaggctcactaggacacaatgttgtctatgtacccacgcatgtatttgagtttccagtcaatacaattctagcatggataataaacggttatcatgaacaagtaaatataattataactactttattattgcctctagggcatatttacaacatcaGATATGTTCTTAGGTGAGCAAAAAGGAAAAATCACCAACCCAAACCACTGCCATCCAAATCCAGAACAACCCCGCTAGTGTAAGGAGCACACACCAAATCAAATCCAATGGAACATTACCATGCATCGAGAGCAGTCGTTGAAGAAGAACTCCAGGACATCCATGGCGAAAGCACCTGTGTTTCTGGTGTGCTATAGGTAGGGGTCGACGGGCGGAACACAGATACCTGCGTCTGCATGCGGGCCCATCCAATTCATTTATTGATGTACGAGATCATATTCAAAATAGCCCACGCCGAACATCATGTTCATCCAAGCACCGACCTAAATGGGGGCCCACGTACAAATCAAGAACTACGCGGGCGTCGCGTGCATTCGTTTTGTGTCCTCGTCGAGACAAACATGACCCAAATTTGGGCATGAAATGGGTCGCGCAACGGACATAAAGTGGGCGCGTGTCCGTTTGGCTAGGTGCGTGTCCGTTTGGGTAGGCGTGTTGGACCGACTTTTGTGTCCATTTTGACACAAACAGACACGCGCGGGTGAAATGGTCGGCACGATGGAGTTGTTCTTACTACTCTCCTAGTGTCAAAAAATGAGAAGTCGGTGGTTTTGAAGGTGCCCACATGGTGTCCGAGCGAGGCACGTGTCGGCGGCGCTATTGGGGCGATAACCATCGGTTCAGAAGCCGGGGAGGGACAGAAAGCCCTCCATGCGTTGTCGTGGCTCTGCTCGTGTTCGGTATGATTGTGGTCGCTAGTGATCATGAAGTACCACCCAATGCCGTCATCATGACCTACTAAAGAGTGATGGCCCATGGGGCCTCCTCCGCACCCGAGGTCGGTGCTGGAGTTGAGGTCGGCTCGCGTCTTTGACCTCCGCAACTCGGGCTGGGAGTTCTTCCTGGGCTTTGGTGCGTGCAATGGACATAACCTCGTTCTCACTACCCTCCATGTCAAAGAACGAGATGAGGTCTATGGTGTCAACGTTGTAGTGGAGACGTATCCGTCGATTACATAGTCTTCTCGGTGATGACCGCAAGTATTgggaatcaatcgtagtcctttcaataagtaagagtgttaaaTCCAATGTGGAGCAGAAGGaattgataaatggttttcagcaaggtattcttttaAAGTGTTGTAAGATAGTTTTGATagatagtttgatagcaagataatcgaTAGCAAGTAACAAGGTACATCAAGATGGTCAAATCTTTATTGTTGCTAAAGTTTTCTCTAGATACTTTCACCATGATCTATGGAGTCGCGTTCATTGCTTTAATAAGTTCTTATATGGGTGAACTGAAACCAAGGTGTTATTCTTACTTAAACAAAGACCTATTATGATTAAGCCCTCCATGCAAGCGTCCGTAAATAGAAGAGCAATAATTAaattaaatctaaccatagcattaaattaaaCTATAGCAGCCCCTTATGAAACAATTCATAAACTGGATTTAGGTTTCAGTCCCTCCTGCAACCCAACATTTACAAACTAATTCCACAATGTTTCCCTCTAAATCCAAAGATGATAAAGTATTATGTACTCAACATTCACACGACGCGAGTAACAAGAACAACATAACATATCATTAAAACATTGAACGGAAATCAACTATACATGATTACCTTTTCCAAATCCGATGACCTTTTTTCAATTGGATAAACAATTTCGATGAACCTTTTTCAAATTTTACGAGCTTTTTTATTCAAAATCACTGAACTTTTACAAAAAATGGTAAACTATTTTAAAAACTAATTATCATTTTTCAATCCGATGATCCTTTTTAAAATTTTGATAAAGTTTTTTTAAATTTGATGTACTTATTTCTGTAATCAATAACAAATTCATATTCAATGAGATTTAAGAAAACGATGAACTTTTCCAAatttatgaacatttttaaaaattaaGAAACTTTACATCCAAACTTGATAAACTTTTTCGGTTTTTCCAtgaaactattttcaaaattaatgaatTTTTTAAGTTTGTGAAATTTTCTTAAGCTATCCACGTTCAAGAGCCATGACTTGGATTCGAGATCTTATAGGTTTTAActatagcctaccccaacttttttgggactgaaaggcttggttgttgttgttgtgaaatTTTTTTACAAATTTATGATTTTTTAAAAAATCAATATACACCTTCAAATTAATGAattttttcaaataattcaaaaatcaAAGTGTTGTAGATGGTATTGTGCAATAAATATCACGGCCACATTTGTTCTTATattcttgagctcaactttttGAGCGATTTTTTTTGCGCTGCAGTGAGCGCCAGTTGGTCTCCACGGTGCTAAAGTTGGTCTCCAAGGTGCGTAATAGGAGCTCCCTTTGGAGAGCCTAATTTTTAACTCTTAAAAAAAATTGAGAATCCAACCCTCAAACCAACCCGAGGAAGGCCGGCCTCCTCGAGCTGTCCTCGCCACCACGCAAAAGGCGAGGCAGCCGCACCACCCCGAGCTCTTCTGTTTTTgtccttgtttttgttgtaggGTTTGAGGCTTCTAGTCTTTACCCCTGTTGTTCAATTCTTAAAAGTATAAAAAAAATgcaaattctcaacccttaaaactggtttgagTGCACTACTAATGATGCTCTTAGTCATCAAACTGCAGTGAGAAACTGAAGTGTTCAAACACACAGTGCAAAATATCTATTTCACGCTGTTGTTGTATATAACATCATTGCGTTCGAAGTTGTAACCTCTGTCACACCAGATATTTCAATCCACTCTATCAAATTTAGTTGCGCCGTCAACATTGGATCCATCGCCAGGCATGTTCACATAAAAATGATTGTATGAACCTTGCCTGACTAGGGATGAAATTTCAAGTGCCTTGCTCCGAGTTTACCTATTTCAGCTTAAAACACGTCAATCACTTGTTCTTCTCCCTTTGGCATGCCTAAGCAAACAAAACATAGCGGCAGATAACAAGACGTCATATCAACCGGTGAAATATGCATCTTCAAGGAACCCCCTTCTCCAGTTCCAGGACATCCCTGATCTATCTCCAGTACAAATTGCAGCCAACCCATGTGATTGCCCCAAAAAAACACCCACCCTCCTCTAGGACAGTTTCTGTTACCAGCTACAAAGGGCTTGCGGCAGATAGGTCGCACCCCTACTCTTCCTTGATGGCGCCCTTGTCGCTAACGTAGATACCATCCAAAAACTTCCTGATGTCCTTGTTCTTCACGTGGCATTTCTGGTTCAAGAAAAAACACGAAACATCAATGGTCAGCATAGAGAAGATCATCACTGCAATATCAAGATACAACACATGCTGCAAGTGCAACATGGTACCGAGTAATCGTTCACTCAATCAGATAATACATGCACATGATTCACTTGTATACTAATGGGTGTTCCAGTGAATCAAATCGCTGTGAACAAACAAGGGCAAATGTGACAAGTGCAGAATACCAAACCTTGATATACACTGTATCTAAAGTGGAAACATTATAAGATGATATACAGAACACAAAACCTATGACGCAAGTTTACAGTATGAGAAGCACAAAGGCAATGACCCTAACCTGGTTGATCAAGGCAGCAGAGCGAGAGACGAGCTCAATGTCGTTGCCATCAAGGACAATCTCATCCTTGACCTTCTCAGACCGCAGGATCGTCACACCGTCAAGCATGTCGACTTTCCTTACCTTTTAAAAGGAAAGTAAGAACATCAGTATATTTCATACATGACTTGAACAGTGCACGTATATAGGGGCGTCACACGAGATAAAAGCCAAACAGGACATCACAAACGTTCAATGTCAAAAGTGGCATAGAACACTCAAGTTTTGTTTTAGGTAGCACTATGGGCCAATTACCCTGCAAACACTAGAGTACATAATGCTAGTGACCTCTGTTCTGGGAACATTGGCATTGGGGGATCAAAGCTGCACTATTGACATCAATGATCCCAACCAAAGGTGAAGAGATTTCATTCATTCATATGCATGATTCTATAACAGAGGCAGAAAGAAATGTAAAAAGCCATAGGCACAACATATATACTTGAATGGTAATTGAACGAAGATTTTACTGCCTTTAAATTAGTCCAGTCGATTCTGTTGAATGAAATACTACACTATCAGACAAATAGTTTACAGAGCTGCACTATCCACAAGTTTTCCGCTGCGACTAAAGGAAAAGAACACATTTTCTATGCATAGAACAGCTCATAGCATCATAAAACCACTGAATCTCGATCTGAAATGGTCGGTAAGGGAAAAAAGAAAGCACCTTTTTTTCTCCGAGGAAGTTCCTGATCTCGATGCCGCGGTTGGCTGCGGTGATGGATGCGTTGATGGGGAAGTGGGCGTAGACGAAGCGCATCTTGTAGCGGAAGCCCTTGGTGACGCCGGTGATGAGGTTCTGGACGTGGGAGATGGCGGTGCGGATGGCGGCCATGGTGCGGCGGGTGCCGAACCAGGCGTCAACCTTGAGCTTCCGGCCGCCATCCTGCAGCTGGAAGTCGaggttgaggtgcttgaagttgcGGGTCAGGGTGCCCCGGGGACCCGTCACCGAGATCATCTTCGCAGACACCTTCACCGTCACCTCCTCCGGGATATCCATCGTCTCCGACGCAAGGATCGTCTTCATCCTCGCCTGACgctgcttcttcctcctcggcggcggtgggggtggagtggtggtgcggcggcggcgcgtCTGGCGAGGTGAGATCTTATATAACGGGCGTCGCTAGGGTTTGGTCTGGAAGGAGAGCGAATGGATGCTCCTGGGCTTGAAATGGGCCCATTTTGGCCCAAACGTtctctttattttcttttctttgcatcatcatttacttcagcttttcttccgtaaacccctcaaaaaaaaaacttccgTATTTTAAAAAATAGTGTGAATCCTATTCCGTGCTTCAAGAGTCAAATACTTCAATAACGATTCATAGTGCATACCTCTCCTAACACAAGTGAGTTCAAGTTGGTCAGCCATACCGTCATCTTCTACTACCGAGCTCAAATTAGCCCGAGATGaacagtaaaataaataaatgatttgTAAAATGCTGAtcttttttgaaaactttgataAATGTTTTATATGCTTGAAAATTTTCGTCATGAAAATCATGGCGAAAAAAACAAGATCAGCACTCCAAAATGCTTTTTAAAATAGCAATTTTGGAAAGTCAAACTTGTCTTTTTCACGACTTACATGAATGTTCTTTCTCGATAAAAAATTTCAAGCACacagaacatttttcaaaaaatacCACAAACATAATTCCGATTTTTTAACCTTTTTCGATTTTACCGTTCATCGAGGGACATTTGAGCTCGGGAGCGATGGTCCATTCCGGCCATACCAGCATCCTCTGTTGCATAGGTTGTGAGTAAGGTTCCCACCGGTTTTTGGCTATTCACTATGTTTTTTGTACgagtttttctagattttttgttttgtgttttatttattattattttcatgaatGTTTTTAGATTCGTAATCTTTTTTCAGACACATGACTTCAAAAAAAAAGCTCTGAACTTTGTTCAAATTCGTGAACTTCTTTTCAAACTTATGAATGCTAGAACTCATGTATACCAAAGATCCACTCAAGGCCAAGGGCATTCTCAAGAACTATGAATATgttgatgcttttgaaactgATTGCAAGCACAAGGACAGAGTGACGGAGCCAGGATTTGGATATGGCTGCTAATAGGGGGCCAAATACTTACATACCAGCGCATATCAGTCAAATATACACTAGGTACTTCAGGTTTTGTCGatcatttggggggggggggggcagccccccCCCTGTCTCCGCTCCTGCAAGGACACCCCTAGTTCTGCCAGTTAGGGCTACAATAAAAGCTTGAGGATCGTAAGTCGCTCGAGGTTGACTCGTATTTTTGCTTGACTCAAGATCAACTCGAAAAAAAATTAGTTGGGTATGAATATTTTATGTAGCTCGATCAAGGAAAGAGCTGATCTTAAGCCAACATTGGCTCG
Coding sequences within:
- the LOC123442370 gene encoding 60S ribosomal protein L9: MKTILASETMDIPEEVTVKVSAKMISVTGPRGTLTRNFKHLNLDFQLQDGGRKLKVDAWFGTRRTMAAIRTAISHVQNLITGVTKGFRYKMRFVYAHFPINASITAANRGIEIRNFLGEKKVRKVDMLDGVTILRSEKVKDEIVLDGNDIELVSRSAALINQKCHVKNKDIRKFLDGIYVSDKGAIKEE